In the Gossypium arboreum isolate Shixiya-1 chromosome 10, ASM2569848v2, whole genome shotgun sequence genome, one interval contains:
- the LOC108466436 gene encoding uncharacterized protein LOC108466436 isoform X3: MYCGSNGTCVYLLISMNRGLPELDIWTFEILLRMYAIREWKMDHSKLLCNHVPTKHTCYSRILKSHPSSDCNFRFTVNPLPRIRQHNGEIVRGAWRTKSRQLWEMVVCIYGFPTNVSALQFEWAWQHPQESAAVRQAAATFKSFSGVTNKIKLAYMMLVLPAWQSLNITVNYFSTKYTNHSASCPSLPEQMKVKVSPMDELPFYTEPNEFECKDDCDNLDEYDEVSGTCETVPETYPNEVVIVSADNLHSIIHEACHEQSEHIEEYGTRKPGKSSDLGVGNVESLVFFHPPPNKATSIATGLAMVNAAGCADMSIAGKESLRGMRFKYTVEADEDPQPSVKEKPPTTVEEYEKLGDTCTFGVYHRQPFDVICSPVRALLRRNVGFRSNFQLL; encoded by the exons ATGTACTGTGGCTCGAACGGGACATGTGTATACCTTTTGATTTCCATGAACAGAGGGCTGCCTGAGCTAG ATATATGGACATTTGAAATACTGCTCCGCATGTATGCAATCCGTGAATGGAAAATGGATCACTCTAAG CTTTTGTGTAACCACGTGCCAACAAAACACACTTGCTACAGCAGGATATTGAAATCCCACCCTTCATCGGATTGTAATTTCAG ATTTACTGTGAACCCACTGCCTCGAATAAGACAGCACAATGGGGAAATAGTGAGGGGTGCTTGGAGGACAAAGAGCCGACAGCTGTGGGAAATGGTTGTGTGCATATATGGTTTTCCAACCAATGTATCTGCTCTTCAg TTTGAGTGGGCCTGGCAGCATCCTCAAGAATCAGCGGCTGTGAGGCAAGCAGCTGCAACCTTTAAATCTTTCTCTGGTGTCACCAATAAGATAAAACTTGCATATATGATGCTCGTCCTCCCTGCCTGGCAGAG CTTGAACATCACGGTAAACTACTTCTCAACCAAATACACAAATCATTCTGCTAGTTGCCCAAGCTTGCCTGAGCAGATGAAAGTTAAAGTTTCACCAATGGATGAGCTCCCCTTCTATACTGAACCAAATGAGTTTGAATGCAAAGATGATTGTGATAACTTGGATGAATATGACGAAGTCAGTGGTACATGTGAAACTGTTCCAGAAACATATCCAAATGAAGTGGTTATTGTTTCTGCAGATAATTTGCATAGCATCATTCATGAGGCTTGTCATGAACAATCTGAACACATTGAAGAATATGGGACAAGAAAACCAGGGAAGTCATCCGATCTTGGAGTAGGCAATGTAGAGTCACTAGTTTTCTTTCATCCCCCTCCTAACAAGGCAACCTCAATTGCTACTGGCCTCGCCATGGTAAATGCTGCTGGATGTGCAGATATGAGCATTGCTGGTAAGGAGTCTTTGAGGGGCATGCGGTTTAAATATACTGTGGAAGCTGATGAAGATCCACAACCATCGGTAAAAGAGAAACCACCAACTACTGTCGAGGAATATGAAAAGCTAGGGGACACTTGCACTTTTGGAGTATATCACAGGCAGCCATTCGATGTCATTTGTTCACCAGTACGAGCATTACTGAGAAGGAATGTTGGATTCAGAAGCAACTTTCAGCTTTTGTAG
- the LOC108466439 gene encoding uncharacterized protein LOC108466439, with translation MHCMPSQRVLFHCNGHGGPKPTANGEIWLFNKSYTQYIPLPISNVDSWLKTPPIYVFDCSAAGMVVSAFIEEICFDQQGCCSTSNQLIFQQKKVYLLRMSAIHIDPRRHVWANFCLAHHNEKLLDDDAALHDFGVRNNSQHYYSTRTSERTTAVGICRRTQLDMQDCRQWVKRRMEYRRAKPCEFSQTAPPHKPSDSVSNATFSSK, from the exons ATGCACT GTATGCCAAGTCAGAGAGTTTTATTTCATTGCAATGGACATGGTGGTCCAAAGCCAACTGCAAATGGTGAAATCTGGCTGTTTAATAAG AGTTATACACAGTATATTCCCTTGCCTATCAGCAATGTTGATTCTTGGCTAAAAACACCACCTATATATGTTTTTGATTGCTCTGCTGCAGGAATGGTTGTTAGTGCCTTCATTGAG GAAATATGTTTCGACCAACAAGGCTGCTGCTCAACAAGCAACCAACTCATTTTCCAG CAAAAGAAGGTTTATCTTTTGAGGATGTCGGCCATTCATATCGACCCAAG GAGGCACGTTTGGGCTAATTTCTGCCTAGCACACCACAATGAGAAGCTCCTTGATGATGACGCCGCACTTCACGATTTTGGTGTTCGAAATAATTCTCAG CACTATTACTCTACAAGAACTAGTGAGCGGACAACTGCTGTTGGAATATGTAGGAGAACACAGCTCGACATGCAAGATTGTCGTCAATGGGTTAAGAGAAGGATGGAATACAGAAGAGCCAAACCTTGTGAATTTTCTCAAACAGCTCCACCTCACAAACCCTCTGATTCAGTTTCAAACGCTACTTTTTCTAGTAAATAA
- the LOC108466438 gene encoding agamous-like MADS-box protein AGL61, with product MREENFEEKEMVKKWEGREFEKTDENGQRGSSPANRYNNGISKSNRKNNTTTKATRVAEDSDKETRKLKHRQVTFSKRPTGLFKKAIELCILCGCNIGIIVFSPKGKPFCFGHPDIDTILESYLSKNPNHDDGLMMSGDDIAPCLEEFNEEIRETLEKLEEEKREAKRSKRKRKREK from the exons ATGAGAGAGGAAAATTTTGAAGAGAAAGAGATGGTGAAGAAATGGGAAGGAAGGGAATTTGAAAAGACTGATGAAAACGGGCAGAGGGGATCTTCTCCTGCGAACA GATATAACAATGGCATCTCTAAATCAAACCGTAAAAACAACACCACCACTAAGGCAACGAGGGTCGCCGAAGATTCCGATAAAGAAACTCGAAAACTAAAGCACCGCCAAGTGACTTTCTCCAAGCGCCCGACCGGTTTGTTCAAGAAAGCGATCGAGCTTTGCATTTTATGCGGTTGCAACATCGGCATCATCGTGTTCTCTCCCAAAGGAAAACCGTTTTGCTTTGGTCACCCCGATATCGACACGATATTGGAGAGTTACCTTAGCAAAAACCCTAACCATGATGATGGTTTGATGATGTCTGGTGACGACATTGCTCCATGTCTCGAAGAGTTCAACGAGGAGATCCGAGAGACATTGGAGAAACTTGAGGAAGAAAAAAGAGAAGCAAAGAGATCCAAAAGGAAaaggaagagagaaaaatga
- the LOC108466436 gene encoding uncharacterized protein LOC108466436 isoform X2, whose amino-acid sequence MKAVKVCENSVLQNRFGVFKHSDWIGKPFGSIIFSNRGGFVYLLALTPELWTLVLSHRTQILYIADISFVIMYCGSNGTCVYLLISMNRGLPELDIWTFEILLRMYAIREWKMDHSKLLCNHVPTKHTCYSRILKSHPSSDCNFRFTVNPLPRIRQHNGEIVRGAWRTKSRQLWEMVVCIYGFPTNVSALQFEWAWQHPQESAAVRQAAATFKSFSGVTNKIKLAYMMLVLPAWQSLNITVNYFSTKYTNHSASCPSLPEQMKVKVSPMDELPFYTEPNEFECKDDCDNLDEYDEVSGTCETVPETYPNEVVIVSADNLHSIIHEACHEQSEHIEEYGTRKPGKSSDLGVGNVESLVFFHPPPNKATSIATGLAMVNAAGCADMSIAGKESLRGMRFKYTVEADEDPQPSVKEKPPTTVEEYEKLGDTCTFGVYHRQPFDVICSPVRALLRRNVGFRSNFQLL is encoded by the exons ATGAAAGCTGTTAAAGTGTGCGAGAATTCAGTTCTTCAAAATCGTTTCGGTGTATTTAAACATTCAGATTGGATCGGTAAGCCATTTGGTTCTATAATTTTCAGCAACAGAGGTGGATTCGTTTACCTATTGGCTCTGACACCGGAGTTATGGACTTTGGTTCTAAGTCATAGGACTCAGATTCTTTATATTGCGGATATTAGCTTTGTGATTATGTACTGTGGCTCGAACGGGACATGTGTATACCTTTTGATTTCCATGAACAGAGGGCTGCCTGAGCTAG ATATATGGACATTTGAAATACTGCTCCGCATGTATGCAATCCGTGAATGGAAAATGGATCACTCTAAG CTTTTGTGTAACCACGTGCCAACAAAACACACTTGCTACAGCAGGATATTGAAATCCCACCCTTCATCGGATTGTAATTTCAG ATTTACTGTGAACCCACTGCCTCGAATAAGACAGCACAATGGGGAAATAGTGAGGGGTGCTTGGAGGACAAAGAGCCGACAGCTGTGGGAAATGGTTGTGTGCATATATGGTTTTCCAACCAATGTATCTGCTCTTCAg TTTGAGTGGGCCTGGCAGCATCCTCAAGAATCAGCGGCTGTGAGGCAAGCAGCTGCAACCTTTAAATCTTTCTCTGGTGTCACCAATAAGATAAAACTTGCATATATGATGCTCGTCCTCCCTGCCTGGCAGAG CTTGAACATCACGGTAAACTACTTCTCAACCAAATACACAAATCATTCTGCTAGTTGCCCAAGCTTGCCTGAGCAGATGAAAGTTAAAGTTTCACCAATGGATGAGCTCCCCTTCTATACTGAACCAAATGAGTTTGAATGCAAAGATGATTGTGATAACTTGGATGAATATGACGAAGTCAGTGGTACATGTGAAACTGTTCCAGAAACATATCCAAATGAAGTGGTTATTGTTTCTGCAGATAATTTGCATAGCATCATTCATGAGGCTTGTCATGAACAATCTGAACACATTGAAGAATATGGGACAAGAAAACCAGGGAAGTCATCCGATCTTGGAGTAGGCAATGTAGAGTCACTAGTTTTCTTTCATCCCCCTCCTAACAAGGCAACCTCAATTGCTACTGGCCTCGCCATGGTAAATGCTGCTGGATGTGCAGATATGAGCATTGCTGGTAAGGAGTCTTTGAGGGGCATGCGGTTTAAATATACTGTGGAAGCTGATGAAGATCCACAACCATCGGTAAAAGAGAAACCACCAACTACTGTCGAGGAATATGAAAAGCTAGGGGACACTTGCACTTTTGGAGTATATCACAGGCAGCCATTCGATGTCATTTGTTCACCAGTACGAGCATTACTGAGAAGGAATGTTGGATTCAGAAGCAACTTTCAGCTTTTGTAG
- the LOC108466436 gene encoding uncharacterized protein LOC108466436 isoform X1, translating to MCFCLLRILLIDSSMKISFSHCIRDGDLIIAYGRHDTMKAVKVCENSVLQNRFGVFKHSDWIGKPFGSIIFSNRGGFVYLLALTPELWTLVLSHRTQILYIADISFVIMYCGSNGTCVYLLISMNRGLPELDIWTFEILLRMYAIREWKMDHSKLLCNHVPTKHTCYSRILKSHPSSDCNFRFTVNPLPRIRQHNGEIVRGAWRTKSRQLWEMVVCIYGFPTNVSALQFEWAWQHPQESAAVRQAAATFKSFSGVTNKIKLAYMMLVLPAWQSLNITVNYFSTKYTNHSASCPSLPEQMKVKVSPMDELPFYTEPNEFECKDDCDNLDEYDEVSGTCETVPETYPNEVVIVSADNLHSIIHEACHEQSEHIEEYGTRKPGKSSDLGVGNVESLVFFHPPPNKATSIATGLAMVNAAGCADMSIAGKESLRGMRFKYTVEADEDPQPSVKEKPPTTVEEYEKLGDTCTFGVYHRQPFDVICSPVRALLRRNVGFRSNFQLL from the exons ATGTGTTTCTGTCTTTTAAGGATATTGCTTATTGATTCCTCAATGAAGATATCTTTCAGTCACTGCATTAGAGATGGAGATTTGATTATTGCATATGGGAGGCATGATACTATGAAAGCTGTTAAAGTGTGCGAGAATTCAGTTCTTCAAAATCGTTTCGGTGTATTTAAACATTCAGATTGGATCGGTAAGCCATTTGGTTCTATAATTTTCAGCAACAGAGGTGGATTCGTTTACCTATTGGCTCTGACACCGGAGTTATGGACTTTGGTTCTAAGTCATAGGACTCAGATTCTTTATATTGCGGATATTAGCTTTGTGATTATGTACTGTGGCTCGAACGGGACATGTGTATACCTTTTGATTTCCATGAACAGAGGGCTGCCTGAGCTAG ATATATGGACATTTGAAATACTGCTCCGCATGTATGCAATCCGTGAATGGAAAATGGATCACTCTAAG CTTTTGTGTAACCACGTGCCAACAAAACACACTTGCTACAGCAGGATATTGAAATCCCACCCTTCATCGGATTGTAATTTCAG ATTTACTGTGAACCCACTGCCTCGAATAAGACAGCACAATGGGGAAATAGTGAGGGGTGCTTGGAGGACAAAGAGCCGACAGCTGTGGGAAATGGTTGTGTGCATATATGGTTTTCCAACCAATGTATCTGCTCTTCAg TTTGAGTGGGCCTGGCAGCATCCTCAAGAATCAGCGGCTGTGAGGCAAGCAGCTGCAACCTTTAAATCTTTCTCTGGTGTCACCAATAAGATAAAACTTGCATATATGATGCTCGTCCTCCCTGCCTGGCAGAG CTTGAACATCACGGTAAACTACTTCTCAACCAAATACACAAATCATTCTGCTAGTTGCCCAAGCTTGCCTGAGCAGATGAAAGTTAAAGTTTCACCAATGGATGAGCTCCCCTTCTATACTGAACCAAATGAGTTTGAATGCAAAGATGATTGTGATAACTTGGATGAATATGACGAAGTCAGTGGTACATGTGAAACTGTTCCAGAAACATATCCAAATGAAGTGGTTATTGTTTCTGCAGATAATTTGCATAGCATCATTCATGAGGCTTGTCATGAACAATCTGAACACATTGAAGAATATGGGACAAGAAAACCAGGGAAGTCATCCGATCTTGGAGTAGGCAATGTAGAGTCACTAGTTTTCTTTCATCCCCCTCCTAACAAGGCAACCTCAATTGCTACTGGCCTCGCCATGGTAAATGCTGCTGGATGTGCAGATATGAGCATTGCTGGTAAGGAGTCTTTGAGGGGCATGCGGTTTAAATATACTGTGGAAGCTGATGAAGATCCACAACCATCGGTAAAAGAGAAACCACCAACTACTGTCGAGGAATATGAAAAGCTAGGGGACACTTGCACTTTTGGAGTATATCACAGGCAGCCATTCGATGTCATTTGTTCACCAGTACGAGCATTACTGAGAAGGAATGTTGGATTCAGAAGCAACTTTCAGCTTTTGTAG